A single window of Rana temporaria chromosome 1, aRanTem1.1, whole genome shotgun sequence DNA harbors:
- the LOC120924482 gene encoding uncharacterized protein LOC120924482: MLSPAEETDKPTESQQVRSSSRERSLTEKGKEMHEETVKKNEKAFNKVCNSWKELAKECRTKLKGFCSTEDLNTRLKEIKAKEALVHQQYESMCRNNSTTPYVVKKMDACTALTAEICNLISKRLENVDEIFNDQLEKERVRMVLNKEEHESVFGNSETETVLSESLPDSNASSRATSRSSKRADAEADLAAKIEQAKATQQMREEQAKLNKLEAEIKLKLDEEKTRLQQLQAENEVKVAAARVKAYNAYDSLEIYEQETDHNVQYLCQNNEPRNSLNPKAVPFQPSHTPLGVSRPNEEVSLTPGLASLLISNRLPIPEPTVFTGDPLKFIDWKISFMALIDQKPLPVCEKMLYLKRYLGGEARKAVEGFFYRNSEDAYLGAWGILQDRYGGPFIVQRAFRERLAKWPKISANDPVALREFADFLQGCVEAIPHVKGLAILNDCEENHKLLKKLPEWIVRRWGRIAVDELDKSQEYPTFARFTEFLQREAKIACNPIASPFLLSTKTTDERIPKRAKALNTSTQMKPSTFNVPNISASRPKPPCLVCKDETHGVAKCLTFAAKTIDEKRAFIHENHLCFGCLRKGHTTKDCKGRHTCSICSRRHPTCLHIQRDTEPVKASNDDSVGMRNKANDNVPKVMSHTLTRHTSATSCIVPVLLSATTEPQREILTYALLDTQSDSTFILADLVSKLSVSTKPLQLRLSTMTAVDTVISSQIAHGLQVRGFNSEVQVQLRQAYTRDFIPVDKSHIPTKETALQWSHLKHLANKLQPLQDCEVGLLIGYDCPSALAPLEVVIGSENEPFAQKTMLGWSIVGSANPHLDRQGSQSFVHRVAVKEMPMPPVADVLKALEMDFIERNYEDKYVSQDDVRFVQFLSETIMKRKDGHYEMPLPFKDNSQLTLPNNKRLALIRLHHLKKRLKGNRQYHEHYTAFMEETIRKGDAEPAPSLSEEDTVWYIPHHGVYHPKKPDKLRVVFDCSAKFKGISLNDTLLTGPDLINSLVGVLCRFRKEAVAVICDIEKMFHQFYIPSEMRNYLRFLWWENGQLETEPKEYRMAVHLFGASSSPGCANFGLKYLARQHKSEHPSASAFIEKNFYVDDGLTSVPTVSEASNLILETQGLCKNAGLRLHKFNSNKRDVLSCIAPSERATTSVPVKLSPDSTTEGQVLGIQWSIENDTFSFSADIKDQPSTRRGILSVVASLYDPLGFIAPFILSGKCILQELCRRGISWDEALPESLCPRWEAWKSSLQALREIKIPRCYHPPDFGNRMKVELHHFSDASNIGYGACSYLRYKNDRDQVHCSFVMAKARVAPTKIVSIPRLELSAAVTAARLSVMLKAELEIEVDKEFFWTDSQVVLAYINNEARRFHVFVANRVQLIREITDPTQWHYVDTTQNPADHASRGLHVADISTSSWLSGPSFLWRSEVHASSSSSAELIVGDPEVKPVTTLASQANEQFWCPWKREYLMSVSTRQKWHTPRRNLKVNDIVIIKDDMSPRCQWQLGRVIETTIEKDELVRRVKVLVGDRRLQDKKDYVSKPSIIERPIQKPVVLIESK, translated from the coding sequence ATGTTGTCACCTGCTGAAGAAACAGACAAACCCACAGAGTCACAACAGGTACGATCCAGCTCTAGAGAGCGAAGCCTAACAGAAAAGGGCAAAGAAATGCACGAAGAAACAGTTAAGAAAAATGAAAAGGCATTCAACAAGGTGTGCAACTCTTGGAAGGAGCTAGCAAAGGAATGTAGGACAAAGTTAAAAGGTTTCTGCTCAACTGAAGACCTTAATACAAGATTGAAAGAGATTAAAGCCAAAGAAGCGTTAGTGCACCAACAGTATGAGTCCATGTGCCGAAATAATTCCACTACCCCGTACGTTGTTAAGAAAATGGATGCATGCACCGCGTTAACGGCTGAAATCTGCAACCTCATCAGCAAGCGGCTAGAGAATGTAGATGAAATCTTTAACGATCAACTTGAGAAGGAAAGGGTGAGGATGGTGCTTAATAAAGAAGAGCATGAGTCAGTCTTTGGAAACTCAGAAACAGAAACTGTCCTCTCAGAGTCATTACCAGACTCCAACGCAAGCTCAAGAGCCACTTCCAGATCTAGCAAACGCGCTGACGCAGAAGCAGATCTTGCAGCCAAAATAGAACAGGCAAAGGCGACGCAACAGATGCGCGAGGAGCAAGCTAAGCTGAACAAACTAGAGGCAGAAATTAAACTGAAGTTGGATGAGGAAAAGACAAGACTACAACAGCTACAAGCAGAAAATGAAGTCAAGGTAGCCGCAGCAAGAGTGAAAGCCTACAACGCTTATGATAGTCTTGAAATTTACGAACAGGAGACAGACCACAATGTGCAATACCTCTGCCAAAATAATGAACCACGAAACTCATTGAATCCAAAGGCTGTGCCATTTCAACCTTCACATACACCACTTGGGGTGTCAAGACCAAATGAAGAAGTTAGTCTAACCCCAGGACTTGCAAGTCTGCTTATCTCCAACCGTCTCCCTATACCTGAACCAACTGTATTCACAGGTGATCCTTTGAAGTTCATAGATTGGAAGATATCCTTTATGGCGCTGATTGATCAGAAACCACTCCCTGTGTGCGAAAAAATGCTGTACTTGAAGAGGTATCTCGGTGGTGAAGCTCGTAAGGCAGTGGAAGGGTTCTTCTATCGAAATTCAGAAGATGCCTATCTAGGTGCTTGGGGAATCCTACAGGACAGGTATGGAGGTCCATTCATAGTGCAAAGAGCCTTCAGAGAAAGGTTGGCTAAATGGCCAAAGATATCAGCAAATGACCCTGTAGCATTAAGAGAGTTTGCGGATTTCCTTCAAGGTTGTGTGGAGGCCATTCCTCATGTTAAAGGCCTAGCTATTCTAAATGATTGTGAAGAAAACCACAAGCTTCTCAAGAAACTGCCTGAATGGATCGTGCGTAGATGGGGTCGCATCGCCGTGGACGAGCTGGACAAGTCCCAAGAATACCCAACCTTTGCTCGTTTCACAGAGTTCCTGCAAAGGGAAGCTAAGATTGCATGCAACCCCATTGCCTCTCCTTTTCTCCTCAGTACCAAGACTACAGATGAGAGAATTCCCAAGAGAGCCAAGGCGCTCAACACAAGCACTCAAATGAAGCCCTCTACCTTCAACGTTCCAAATATCTCAGCTTCAAGACCGAAACCACCTTGCCTAGTCTGCAAAGACGAAACACACGGTGTCGCTAAATGTCTGACTTTTGCGGCAAAGACCATCGATGAAAAGAGGGCCTTTATTCACGAAAACCATCTCTGTTTTGGTTGCTTAAGAAAGGGCCACACTACAAAAGACTGCAAAGGAAGACACACGTGTAGCATATGCAGTCGACGTCATCCAACCTGTTTGCACATACAGAGAGACACTGAGCCTGTCAAGGCATCAAACGATGATTCAGTAGGCATGAGAAATAAGGCAAACGACAACGTTCCCAAAGTTATGTCCCATACTTTGACAAGACATACGTCTGCCACATCCTGCATTGTTCCAGTTCTGTTGTCAGCTACTACGGAGCCTCAGAGGGAAATCCTCACTTATGCCTTACTTGACACACAGAGCGATTCAACCTTTATTCTGGCAGACCTGGTATCGAAGTTAAGTGTGAGCACCAAGCCATTACAGCTAAGGCTCAGCACAATGACAGCGGTTGACACAGTTATTTCAAGCCAAATTGCTCACGGTCTGCAAGTGCGTGGCTTCAACTCCGAAGTTCAAGTCCAACTCCGTCAAGCCTATACAAGAGATTTCATTCCAGTAGATAAGTCTCACATCCCCACTAAGGAGACTGCACTCCAGTGGTCACACCTCAAACACTTGGCAAACAAGTTACAGCCACTTCAAGATTGCGAAGTAGGACTACTGATCGGTTATGACTGCCCATCAGCACTGGCTCCCTTGGAGGTTGTTATCGGCTCCGAAAATGAACCCTTCGCTCAAAAAACTATGCTCGGCTGGAGCATTGTAGGATCAGCAAATCCACATCTTGATAGACAGGGTAGCCAGAGCTTCGTACACAGAGTCGCAGTAAAAGAAATGCCAATGCCGCCGGTCGCTGATGTGTTAAAGGCTTTAGAAATGGACTTCATTGAAAGAAATTATGAAGATAAGTACGTGTCTCAAGATGATGTTCGCTTCGTGCAGTTTCTCTCGGAAACTATAATGAAAAGGAAAGATGGACACTACGAGATGCCGTTACCCTTCAAAGACAACAGTCAACTGACACTACCAAACAATAAGAGGCTGGCCCTTATTCGACTTCATCATCTAAAGAAAAGATTAAAGGGAAATAGACAGTACCATGAACACTACACTGCATTCATGGAAGAAACAATCAGAAAAGGTGATGCAGAACCAGCCCCTTCATTATCAGAGGAAGATACAGTGTGGTACATCCCACATCACGGGGTTTATCACCCCAAGAAGCCAGACAAGTTAAGAGTTGTCTTTGATTGTTCAGCAAAGTTCAAAGGCATCTCCCTAAACGATACCTTGCTGACAGGTCCTGACCTGATAAACTCTCTAGTGGGAGTCCTCTGTCGCTTCAGGAAGGAAGCAGTTGCTGTGATATGCGACATTGAAAAGATGTTCCATCAGTTCTATATCCCCTCAGAAATGCGCAATTACTTAAGGTTCCTTTGGTGGGAGAACGGTCAGTTGGAAACAGAACCGAAAGAATACAGAATGGCAGTTCACCTTTTCGGTGCCAGCTCCTCTCCAGGATGTGCCAATTTCGGCCTTAAGTATCTTGCACGACAACACAAGTCAGAACATCCCTCAGCATCAGCCTTCATCGAGAAGAACTTTTATGTCGACGACGGCCTAACTAGCGTTCCAACAGTCAGCGAAGCTTCGAATCTAATCCTCGAAACTCAAGGATTATGTAAAAATGCCGGCCTACGACTGCATAAGTTCAACTCTAATAAAAGGGACGTCCTGTCCTGCATTGCTCCGTCAGAAAGAGCAACAACTAGTGTACCTGTCAAACTTAGCCCAGACTCAACAACAGAAGGACAAGTACTTGGCATTCAGTGGTCAATTGAAAACGACACCTTCAGTTTCAGTGCTGACATAAAGGATCAACCCTCAACTCGTCGTGGTATCCTGTCAGTCGTAGCCTCCCTTTATGATCCTCTAGGCTTCATAGCCCCCTTCATACTGAGTGGCAAGTGCATTCTCCAAGAGCTTTGCCGCAGAGGCATCAGTTGGGATGAAGCACTTCCTGAGAGCTTATGTCCACGGTGGGAGGCTTGGAAGAGTAGTCTGCAAGCTTTAAGGGAAATCAAGATACCCAGATGTTACCATCCCCCAGACTTTGGTAACAGAATGAAAGTGGAACTACACCACTTTTCCGATGCCAGCAACATAGGATATGGTGCCTGTTCGTACCTTAGGTACAAAAATGACAGAGATCAAGTCCATTGCAGCTTCGTAATGGCCAAGGCAAGAGTTGCACCAACGAAGATTGTGAGCATCCCAAGGCTTGAACTCTCAGCTGCCGTCACTGCAGCAAGGTTGAGTGTCATGTTGAAGGCAGAACTTGAAATAGAAGTTGACAAAGAGTTCTTCTGGACAGACTCCCAAGTAGTCTTAGCCTATATCAATAACGAAGCAAGAAGGTTTCACGTGTTTGTAGCCAATCGTGTTCAACTCATAAGAGAGATTACAGATCCAACCCAGTGGCATTATGTGGATACGACACAAAACCCAGCCGACCATGCATCCAGGGGTCTACATGTAGCGGATATCTCCACCTCAAGTTGGTTATCTGGGCCTAGTTTCCTTTGGAGATCTGAAGTGCACGCATCTTCAAGCTCTTCAGCAGAACTAATTGTAGGCGACCCTGAAGTCAAACCTGTTACAACCCTTGCATCACAAGCCAATGAACAATTCTGGTGTCCGTGGAAAAGAGAATACCTCATGAGTGTTTCCACAAGACAGAAATGGCACACACCTCGACGTAACCTCAAAGTAAATGACATTGTCATAATCAAAGATGATATGTCTCCCAGATGCCAGTGGCAACTAGGACGTGTAATTGAAACTACAATAGAAAAGGATGAACTAGTTCGTCGAGTCAAGGTGTTAGTAGGTGACAGAAGATTGCAAGATAAGAAGGACTATGTATCAAAACCTTCAATTATTGAACGTCCTATTCAAAAGCCAGTAGTCCTCATAGAAAGCAAATAA